Proteins encoded by one window of Rutidosis leptorrhynchoides isolate AG116_Rl617_1_P2 chromosome 7, CSIRO_AGI_Rlap_v1, whole genome shotgun sequence:
- the LOC139860415 gene encoding uncharacterized mitochondrial protein AtMg00810-like, whose translation MKDLGPLSLFLGISVARNGTGQFLTQVAYVRDIIERADLLHCNPVSTPVDTLGKQSSVIDKPYSKPTLYRSLAGALQYLTFTRPDISYAVQQVCLHMHALNEAHMHALKHIIRYIKGTASYGLHISKSNSSSLVSYTDADWAGCSDTRRSTSGYCVYLGDNLISWSSKRQRIVSRSSAEAEYRGVTNVVFETCWLRNLLLEFHKPLAKATLVYCDNVSAIYLSGNHVQHQRKKHIELDIHFVREKVARGHVRVLHVPTRFQIADIFTKGLPRILFEEFRHSLCLRDSNPTIYKYNIFTVTLHVNIIVTVDSICTSKESIV comes from the coding sequence ATGAAAGACTTAGGCCCTTTGAGTTTGTTTCTTGGTATTTCGGTAGCACGAAATGGTACAGGTCAGTTTCTCACTCAAGTGGCTTATGTACGTGACATTATAGAACGTGCAGATTTGCTTCATTGTAACCCGGTCAGCACCCCTGTCGACACTCTGGGCAAACAAAGCTCGGTAATTGACAAACCATACTCTAAACCGACACTATATCGTAGTCTAGCCGGGGCACTTCAATACTTAACCTTCACTCGCCCCGACATCTCCTATGCGGTTCAACAAGTTTGTCTCCATATGCACGCACTGAATGAAGCACATATGCACGCCTTGAAACACATCATACGCTACATCAAAGGTACAGCCTCTTACGGACTGCATATTTCAAAAAGTAACAGCTCATCCCTTGTTTCCTACACCGATGCCGATTGGGCGGGATGCTCTGACACCCGTCGATCCACCTCCGGGTATTGTGTTTATTTAGGCGATAACCTAATTTCATGGTCATCAAAAAGACAACGAATTGTATCACGTTCGAGTGCCGAGGCCGAATATAGGGGAGTTACGAATGTAGTTTTCGAAACATGTTGGTTGCGTAATCTACTTCTTGAATTTCACAAACCACTCGCTAAAGCAACGCTCGTTTATTGCGATAATGTAAGCGCAATTTATTTGTCTGGCAACCACGTCCAACACCAACGCAAAAAGCATATTGAGCTAGACATCCATTTTGTACGAGAGAAGGTGGCACGTGGTCACGTTCGGGTGTTGCATGTACCGACTAGATTTCAGATTGCCGACATCTTTACTAAAGGTTTACCACGTATTCTATTTGAAGAATTCAGACACAGTCTATGCCTTCGAGATTCGAACcccacaatatataaatataatatatttactgTAACATTACATGTCAATATTATAGTCACTGTCGATAGTATATGTACAAGTAAAGAGTCAATTGTATAG